The proteins below are encoded in one region of Brachyspira hampsonii:
- a CDS encoding acyl-CoA thioesterase — protein sequence MAHVNKTEIRVIYADTDQMGVVYHSNYLRYFEIGRTELLRELGISYKDMEEKYDIMLPVKEAFVDYKVSIRYDEVIVVYTSVEKLKNVSLKLKYEIRSKENEKILYSTGYTLHPFVNKKGQIVKPDEYLYSIMSKGK from the coding sequence ATGGCTCATGTTAATAAAACTGAAATAAGAGTAATATATGCTGATACTGATCAAATGGGGGTAGTTTATCATTCAAATTATTTAAGATATTTTGAGATAGGAAGGACGGAGCTTTTAAGGGAGTTAGGCATTTCCTATAAAGATATGGAAGAAAAATACGATATAATGCTTCCTGTAAAAGAGGCTTTTGTAGATTATAAAGTTTCTATAAGATATGATGAAGTTATAGTAGTTTATACTAGTGTTGAAAAACTAAAAAATGTATCATTAAAACTAAAATATGAAATAAGAAGCAAAGAAAACGAAAAAATATTATATAGTACAGGTTATACGCTTCACCCTTTTGTGAATAAAAAAGGACAAATAGTAAAACCAGATGAATATCTATACAGTATAATGTCCAAAGGTAAATAA
- a CDS encoding F0F1 ATP synthase subunit epsilon, producing MATAAKKNKKALTCSVITRIGPILRSIKIDHVEIPSHDGYVSIHLDHCPYIVRIGYGELKIYNEDNKLINMYVEDGIAEVTNNVIGILVETALYPKDIDAAILKDEINKLSSQMVINPEEARRNNEKIAKLNKQIEISSK from the coding sequence ATGGCTACTGCAGCAAAAAAAAATAAAAAGGCTTTAACTTGCTCTGTAATTACTAGAATTGGACCTATACTGAGATCCATAAAAATAGATCATGTAGAGATACCTTCGCATGATGGATATGTTTCAATACATTTGGATCATTGCCCGTATATAGTAAGAATAGGTTACGGCGAACTCAAAATATATAACGAAGATAATAAACTTATAAATATGTATGTAGAAGATGGTATAGCTGAAGTTACAAACAATGTTATAGGAATATTAGTAGAAACTGCTTTATATCCAAAAGATATAGATGCTGCTATATTAAAAGATGAAATAAATAAATTATCTAGTCAAATGGTTATAAATCCTGAAGAAGCAAGAAGAAACAATGAAAAAATAGCTAAACTTAATAAACAAATAGAAATTTCTTCTAAAT